The nucleotide window CGTCTGACAGGCCTGACCAGCCGGCCCAGACCGCTGACCGAGTTTCCCACGCCTGACGAGTTGCGCAAGCGGTATGAGCAGGCCATGGGCTTCCGGCTCGACGCCCCGGCAGCCAGGCCGCTCCTGGTGCGTTACCCCGGCGGCGATTTTGCGAAAAGCATTTGAAGGGAGGCTCTAAATGACAGACAATTGGAACAAGTCAAACAAGCCCGAAAACGTGGGCCGCTTGATCTCCCCACACGGAGGCTATCGCAAGCTGAAGAGCTTTCAGGTCGCGCAGTTGGTTTATGACGGCACCGTGATATTTTGCGATCGCTTTGTGCCGAAGAATTCGCGCACCCGCGATCAAATGGTGCAGGCGGCCCGCAGCGGCGTGCAGAACATTGCCGAGGGCAGCATGGCGTCGGCCACTTCAAAGAAAACCGAGCTCAAACTGACAGGTGTGGCGCGCGCAAGCTTGGAGGAGCTGCTTTTGGATTACGAGGATTTTCTGCGTCAGCGGGGGTTGCGGCTTTGGCCCAAGG belongs to candidate division KSB1 bacterium and includes:
- a CDS encoding four helix bundle suffix domain-containing protein, translated to MTDNWNKSNKPENVGRLISPHGGYRKLKSFQVAQLVYDGTVIFCDRFVPKNSRTRDQMVQAARSGVQNIAEGSMASATSKKTELKLTGVARASLEELLLDYEDFLRQRGLRLWPKDSPEALAVRRKYLTDNSNSSDRTDPYGFRTASAEVAANTLICLINQASYLLGRQLQKLEQDFLKEGGFTERLYRERRRARMSDRSDLSDKSDGGRTR